A window from Kovacikia minuta CCNUW1 encodes these proteins:
- a CDS encoding fatty acid desaturase — MTASSLVPASLASDQPTTKLRLKDILKTLPKECFQKNKRKAWATALITLLMVGLGYLSLAVAPWFLLPIAWIFTGTALTGCFVVAHDCGHRSFAKRRWVNDWVGHLFMLPLIYPFHSWRIHHNYHHTHTNKMDEDNAWQPLRPEIYGDLGKLAQKAYQATRGWFWWAASIVHWAALHFDPTNFQPKDRPKIKLSVGVVLGFAAIAFPILLATTGPWGFVKFWLLPWLVFHFWMSTFTLVHHTAPEVDFQEPDEWDAVKAQLSGTIHCEYPAWIEFLCHHINVHVPHHLSTAIPSYNLRMAHRSLQQNWGSYLHETRFSWSLMQRITDECHLYHAQNGYQSFREFHALEENRP, encoded by the coding sequence ATGACTGCATCATCTCTGGTGCCTGCCAGTTTGGCTTCTGACCAACCAACAACAAAGCTACGCCTCAAAGACATTCTTAAGACACTTCCCAAGGAATGTTTCCAGAAAAATAAGCGAAAAGCTTGGGCAACTGCCTTAATAACGCTCTTAATGGTTGGTTTAGGATACTTGAGTCTTGCTGTCGCCCCCTGGTTTTTGCTGCCGATCGCCTGGATTTTTACCGGAACTGCGCTGACTGGCTGTTTCGTCGTCGCCCATGATTGCGGGCATCGATCGTTTGCGAAACGACGTTGGGTTAACGATTGGGTTGGACATTTGTTTATGTTGCCGCTGATTTACCCCTTCCACAGCTGGCGAATTCATCATAACTACCACCATACCCATACCAACAAAATGGATGAGGATAATGCGTGGCAGCCTTTAAGACCTGAAATATATGGAGATTTAGGAAAACTTGCCCAAAAAGCTTACCAGGCAACACGGGGATGGTTTTGGTGGGCGGCATCCATTGTCCATTGGGCAGCACTGCACTTTGATCCAACAAACTTTCAGCCGAAGGACCGACCAAAGATTAAGTTATCGGTTGGCGTGGTGCTTGGGTTCGCGGCGATCGCCTTTCCCATCCTGCTTGCCACCACTGGACCGTGGGGATTTGTCAAGTTCTGGCTGCTGCCTTGGCTTGTTTTTCATTTTTGGATGAGTACCTTTACCCTGGTTCACCACACTGCCCCAGAGGTTGACTTCCAGGAACCGGATGAGTGGGATGCTGTCAAAGCTCAACTTTCAGGCACCATCCATTGCGAATATCCCGCCTGGATTGAATTCCTCTGCCATCACATTAATGTCCATGTGCCCCATCATCTTTCTACTGCCATTCCCTCCTATAACCTGCGGATGGCACACCGAAGCCTTCAGCAAAACTGGGGCAGCTATCTGCATGAAACCCGTTTTTCCTGGTCTTTGATGCAAAGAATTACCGACGAATGCCACCTTTACCATGCTCAAAACGGTTATCAGTCTTTCCGAGAGTTCCATGCTCTGGAAGAAAATAGACCATAG
- a CDS encoding Maf family protein, with protein sequence MLPQFILASASPARRRLLQSVGIDAIARPSYFDESQVQSSDPAELVQALALRKAETIAAQLEPSNTPVLIMGCDSVLAIQGEIHGKPANPEEAIARWQQMRGQVGELYTGHVLIELQEAEGRGQRAEGRTQFSIPTPPTPSPTPPTPSPTPPPHPLHPLPHPLHHPPPHPLHPPLVSLPVARSQKFTLLRSAIARLPPMLLLESRSIVLGASL encoded by the coding sequence ATGCTTCCCCAATTCATCCTTGCATCTGCTTCTCCGGCGCGGCGGCGGTTGTTACAAAGTGTGGGAATTGATGCGATCGCACGTCCCAGTTATTTTGATGAATCTCAGGTTCAAAGTTCCGATCCAGCTGAACTGGTGCAGGCGCTTGCCCTTCGAAAAGCTGAGACGATCGCTGCCCAACTGGAACCGTCGAATACTCCTGTGCTGATCATGGGGTGCGATTCGGTGCTGGCAATTCAGGGGGAAATTCACGGCAAGCCTGCCAACCCAGAGGAAGCGATCGCCCGTTGGCAGCAAATGCGCGGGCAGGTAGGGGAACTGTACACAGGGCATGTGTTGATCGAGTTGCAGGAGGCAGAGGGCAGAGGGCAGAGGGCAGAAGGTAGGACTCAATTCTCAATCCCTACCCCCCCCACCCCATCCCCTACCCCCCCCACCCCATCCCCTACCCCCCCACCCCATCCCCTACACCCCCTACCCCATCCCCTACACCACCCCCCACCCCATCCCCTACACCCCCCACTCGTATCCTTGCCCGTTGCCAGGTCACAGAAGTTTACTTTGCTCAGGTCAGCGATCGCCAGATTGCCGCCTATGTTGCTACTGGAGAGCCGCTCAATTGTGCTGGGTGCTTCGCTTTAG
- a CDS encoding Maf family protein encodes MLARCQVTEVYFAQVSDRQIAAYVATGEPLNCAGCFALEGKGGAFVEKLAGCHSNVIGLSLPLLRRMLADLGYDLTDFW; translated from the coding sequence ATCCTTGCCCGTTGCCAGGTCACAGAAGTTTACTTTGCTCAGGTCAGCGATCGCCAGATTGCCGCCTATGTTGCTACTGGAGAGCCGCTCAATTGTGCTGGGTGCTTCGCTTTAGAGGGGAAAGGAGGTGCCTTTGTTGAAAAACTTGCTGGATGTCATAGCAATGTAATTGGACTAAGTTTGCCATTACTACGACGGATGCTGGCAGACCTGGGCTACGACCTGACAGATTTTTGGTAG
- a CDS encoding PIN domain-containing protein: MVGEIALDTSVAIRYLNGDRPIPENDVWIASQCLEHQWTLVTNDEHFSYVDGLAIERW; encoded by the coding sequence ATGGTTGGTGAAATTGCCCTGGATACCTCTGTTGCCATTCGCTACCTCAATGGTGATCGCCCCATTCCTGAAAATGACGTATGGATTGCTTCTCAATGCTTAGAGCATCAGTGGACACTGGTAACAAATGACGAACACTTTAGCTACGTGGATGGTCTAGCCATTGAACGATGGTAG
- a CDS encoding DUF6464 family protein, producing MEPDSLPTEVILTHPRQSLGNIRLDWTPQPGAYLDLQGQTYAVLERCHRYQLRAGRYRLHKVSLYVQSAERPLEKSWVDGRWVVGEASCRFSARSELIRCAVNPAGPCEGCRYYERQSVASDRG from the coding sequence ATGGAGCCAGATTCTTTGCCCACTGAGGTGATTCTGACGCACCCGCGTCAATCACTAGGAAATATCCGGCTGGACTGGACCCCTCAACCCGGTGCTTACCTTGACCTGCAAGGGCAGACCTATGCAGTCTTAGAGCGCTGTCATCGCTATCAACTGAGGGCAGGGCGCTATCGGCTTCATAAAGTTTCTCTCTATGTCCAATCGGCAGAGCGACCGTTGGAGAAAAGTTGGGTAGATGGGCGATGGGTTGTTGGTGAGGCAAGTTGCCGTTTTAGCGCCCGATCGGAACTGATCCGCTGTGCAGTGAATCCGGCGGGTCCCTGTGAAGGTTGTCGATACTATGAACGGCAAAGCGTAGCTAGCGATAGGGGCTAA
- a CDS encoding serine/threonine-protein kinase gives MNRSLADLAKFRAEVDQTHLGQLCGSGERFRDRYEILKILGRGGFGITFLAKDMGLPGQPICVIKQLCPKVSDPAALQQAHRRFEQEAKTLSKLGSHAQIPQLLDYFEVEGEFYLIQEYVRGWTLTKEVKRSGSFSEVAVKQFLFEFLPLLQYVHDNHVIHRDIKPPNIIRCKDDGRLVLIDFGAVKEKMAQISDASSILRPSTTQFVGTVGFASPEQLASRPTYSSDIYALGVTCLYLLTGKPPLEFDYEFLSGELRWQDHITVSEHFGNILTKMLKVAPRDRYQSPKEILRTLELEPYLDNLVYCMNINPKPFPREEVIEPEGYVPPMIRTAMAIRDWRAKLKSRRVRSDFFQPRMTFSNSSGHFK, from the coding sequence ATGAATCGTTCGCTTGCAGATCTCGCTAAATTTCGTGCTGAGGTAGACCAGACCCATTTAGGTCAGCTCTGTGGGTCGGGGGAGCGGTTTCGCGATCGCTACGAAATCCTGAAGATTTTAGGCAGAGGTGGATTTGGCATTACCTTTCTCGCTAAGGACATGGGTCTTCCTGGCCAACCCATCTGTGTGATTAAGCAGCTGTGCCCCAAAGTGAGTGATCCGGCTGCACTTCAGCAAGCCCACAGACGATTTGAGCAGGAAGCGAAAACCCTTAGTAAGTTGGGTAGTCATGCTCAGATCCCCCAACTACTGGACTATTTTGAAGTCGAGGGTGAATTTTATTTGATTCAGGAATACGTTCGGGGCTGGACTTTAACCAAGGAAGTGAAACGCTCCGGCTCTTTTTCTGAAGTCGCAGTCAAGCAGTTCCTATTCGAGTTTCTGCCGCTGCTGCAATATGTCCACGACAACCACGTGATTCATCGGGATATCAAGCCACCCAATATTATTCGGTGCAAAGATGATGGCAGGTTGGTCTTGATTGATTTTGGTGCCGTCAAGGAAAAGATGGCTCAGATTAGTGATGCCTCCTCTATCCTGCGCCCTTCCACAACCCAGTTTGTTGGTACGGTGGGGTTTGCCTCCCCAGAGCAACTGGCTTCCCGTCCCACCTATTCCAGCGATATCTATGCGCTGGGGGTTACTTGCCTCTATCTTTTGACGGGTAAACCGCCTTTAGAATTTGATTACGAATTCCTGAGTGGGGAACTGCGCTGGCAGGATCACATCACGGTCAGTGAACATTTCGGGAATATTCTGACCAAAATGCTAAAGGTAGCCCCCCGCGATCGCTACCAATCTCCCAAGGAAATTCTGCGAACCCTGGAACTGGAACCCTATCTGGATAATCTCGTCTACTGCATGAACATCAACCCCAAGCCCTTCCCGCGTGAGGAAGTGATTGAGCCAGAGGGGTATGTTCCCCCCATGATTCGCACCGCAATGGCGATCCGCGACTGGCGTGCCAAGCTCAAATCCCGCCGCGTCCGCAGCGATTTCTTCCAACCCCGCATGACCTTCAGCAACAGTTCGGGGCACTTTAAGTAG
- a CDS encoding DUF429 domain-containing protein, producing the protein MVAVDAPTLIPNPTGMRLPDRLAHKYFGRYHAGCYPANQGSQFAERTVGFGLSLEARGFQHAPTIQPKQPGRFQIESFPHPAIVHLFGLERILKYKKGTLAERRSELAKLKHYICDRLPLLEPALDVTQSPIILPELPSTGAALKALEDQLDSIICAYIAAHWWYWGLERNQVLGDRASGYIVVPNPRKG; encoded by the coding sequence ATTGTTGCCGTCGATGCCCCCACGTTAATTCCCAATCCAACCGGGATGCGATTGCCCGATCGCCTGGCTCACAAGTATTTTGGTCGTTACCATGCGGGCTGCTATCCCGCTAACCAGGGCAGTCAGTTTGCAGAACGCACGGTTGGTTTTGGTTTGAGTCTGGAAGCCAGGGGATTTCAGCATGCACCAACGATTCAACCCAAACAACCGGGACGGTTCCAGATCGAATCCTTTCCCCATCCAGCGATCGTTCATCTGTTCGGTCTGGAGCGCATCCTGAAATACAAAAAGGGAACCCTGGCGGAACGTCGGTCAGAACTGGCGAAACTCAAGCACTACATTTGCGATCGCCTGCCCCTCCTGGAACCCGCATTAGACGTAACCCAAAGCCCTATCATCCTCCCAGAACTTCCCTCTACTGGAGCAGCCCTCAAAGCCTTAGAGGATCAGTTGGACAGTATCATCTGTGCCTATATCGCAGCCCACTGGTGGTACTGGGGACTAGAGCGCAACCAGGTGTTGGGCGATCGGGCATCAGGATATATCGTTGTGCCTAACCCTCGAAAAGGATGA
- the fmt gene encoding methionyl-tRNA formyltransferase — protein sequence MDVIFFGTPQFAVPSLERLLNHPELNVRAVVTQPDKRRGRGNQLIPSPVKEVALAHHLPVWQPTRVKKDAETLENLRAASADAFIVVAYGQILSQEILDMPRMGCINAHGSILPKYRGAAPIQWSVYQGETETGITTMLMDAGMDTGPMLLKAKTPIALLENFSELAARLATLGADLLVETLLKLQQQAIQPIPQNNAEATYAPLIKKEDYRLDWTKSAIALHNQVRGFFPNCSATFRTDPLKITATAPLGPAYWSVLPAELSSLEKEWAALKTDNAQPGEIVLIAKGHGPIVQTGEGVLLLREVQLSGKRAQSGMDFANGARLEVGEML from the coding sequence ATGGACGTTATCTTCTTTGGCACTCCCCAGTTTGCGGTCCCCAGTCTGGAACGATTGCTGAACCACCCGGAGTTAAATGTTCGAGCGGTTGTGACCCAACCAGACAAACGACGGGGGCGAGGCAACCAGCTCATCCCTTCTCCTGTTAAAGAAGTAGCTCTGGCGCACCATCTACCCGTTTGGCAACCAACAAGGGTTAAAAAGGATGCGGAAACCCTTGAAAATCTTCGGGCTGCCAGCGCCGACGCGTTTATTGTGGTTGCCTACGGACAAATTCTGTCCCAGGAAATTTTGGACATGCCGCGTATGGGTTGTATTAACGCGCATGGCTCGATCCTGCCGAAGTATCGGGGGGCCGCCCCAATTCAGTGGAGTGTTTACCAGGGTGAAACGGAAACGGGGATCACGACCATGTTGATGGATGCGGGAATGGATACCGGACCCATGCTGCTCAAGGCTAAGACGCCGATCGCCCTGCTCGAAAATTTTTCTGAACTGGCGGCACGGTTGGCAACCCTGGGGGCAGATTTGCTGGTCGAAACCCTGTTAAAGCTGCAACAGCAAGCCATCCAACCCATTCCCCAGAACAATGCTGAGGCAACCTATGCTCCTTTGATTAAAAAAGAAGATTACCGATTGGATTGGACAAAATCCGCGATCGCCCTGCACAACCAGGTTCGTGGTTTTTTTCCCAATTGCTCCGCCACCTTTCGCACCGATCCCCTTAAGATTACTGCCACAGCCCCACTTGGACCTGCCTATTGGTCTGTACTTCCCGCCGAACTCAGCAGCCTCGAAAAAGAGTGGGCAGCATTGAAAACCGACAATGCCCAGCCCGGAGAAATTGTATTGATTGCGAAGGGACACGGACCGATCGTCCAAACTGGAGAGGGAGTTCTACTGCTGCGAGAAGTTCAACTATCTGGGAAACGTGCCCAATCTGGCATGGATTTTGCCAATGGTGCCCGTTTAGAAGTGGGGGAAATGCTATAA
- the psbP gene encoding photosystem II reaction center PsbP: MFKRLLAVLLVVFALSLQGCVSAVSGLKSYVDSTDGYQFLYPNGWLPVKVSSGADVVFHDIIEQTENVSVVINPVAGEKTLKDLGSPGEVGYRLGKTAIAPPDSGREAELVTAEARQVGDKTYYTLEYAVKVNGKERHNLASVAVSRGNLYTFNASTPEDRWAKMEDLMKQVVNSFSVY, from the coding sequence ATGTTCAAACGATTATTGGCGGTCCTTTTAGTGGTGTTCGCCCTGAGCCTGCAAGGATGTGTTTCCGCCGTGAGCGGCTTAAAAAGCTACGTGGACAGCACCGATGGATACCAGTTCTTGTACCCAAATGGTTGGCTACCTGTGAAAGTTAGCAGTGGGGCTGATGTGGTGTTTCACGACATTATCGAACAAACCGAAAATGTCAGTGTTGTGATTAACCCTGTAGCTGGAGAGAAAACCCTAAAAGATTTGGGAAGTCCTGGAGAGGTGGGATATCGTCTGGGGAAAACGGCGATCGCCCCCCCCGACTCCGGACGTGAAGCCGAACTGGTAACTGCCGAAGCCCGCCAGGTGGGGGACAAAACCTACTACACCTTAGAATATGCGGTTAAAGTGAACGGCAAAGAACGCCATAATTTGGCAAGCGTCGCTGTGAGTCGGGGTAATCTCTATACCTTCAACGCTTCCACTCCCGAAGACCGTTGGGCAAAAATGGAAGATCTGATGAAACAGGTCGTGAATTCGTTTTCAGTGTACTAG
- a CDS encoding pentapeptide repeat-containing protein, with protein sequence MANEEHLTLLKKGVEIWNRWRERNPAITPDFSRANLQEMSLCKFNFSRADLKNANLKGADLRSADLEGANLKEANLDRAKLSRAFLMRANLNRSSCIAAFLNKVDLTEASLIEADFLEAEFIEANLKNANFRRVSLFAANLRLADISGANFREASLNDADLCGANLSEADFHKADLSGADLRGANFSKTKLVEVDLSRTQALGANFAEATLTGACLEDWNINSHTKLDDIDCQYIYLRSPNQERRPSDGEFAPGEFTKLFQKALSTVDLIFRNGVDWEALLISLEKLRIEAEGVELSIQAIENKNDGAFVVRVNVPPEANKAEVEKFAETGI encoded by the coding sequence ATGGCAAATGAGGAGCATCTGACACTACTGAAAAAAGGTGTAGAAATTTGGAATAGATGGAGGGAAAGAAATCCAGCAATAACTCCCGATTTCAGCAGAGCTAACTTGCAAGAAATGAGCCTTTGCAAGTTTAATTTCAGCAGGGCTGACCTTAAAAATGCGAACCTTAAGGGGGCTGACCTCAGAAGTGCTGACCTTGAGGGAGCCAACCTTAAAGAAGCTAACCTTGATAGAGCTAAACTAAGTAGAGCCTTCCTCATGAGGGCCAATCTCAACAGATCTTCCTGTATTGCGGCTTTTCTCAATAAAGTCGATCTTACCGAAGCCTCCCTCATTGAGGCAGATTTTCTTGAAGCTGAATTTATTGAGGCTAACCTCAAAAATGCTAATTTCAGAAGAGTTTCCCTATTTGCGGCTAATCTCAGACTTGCTGATATCAGTGGAGCTAATTTTAGAGAGGCTAGTCTTAACGATGCTGACCTTTGTGGGGCGAACCTAAGTGAAGCAGATTTTCACAAAGCAGACCTCAGTGGAGCTGATTTAAGAGGTGCCAATTTCAGCAAAACTAAACTTGTTGAAGTAGACCTTAGCAGAACCCAAGCATTAGGAGCAAATTTTGCAGAAGCAACTCTTACAGGAGCTTGCTTAGAAGACTGGAATATTAATAGTCACACTAAGTTAGATGATATTGATTGCCAATATATTTATTTGAGATCTCCTAACCAAGAACGCCGTCCAAGTGATGGGGAATTTGCACCAGGGGAATTTACTAAGCTGTTCCAAAAGGCATTGAGTACTGTTGACCTCATCTTTCGTAATGGGGTTGATTGGGAAGCGTTGCTGATTTCCTTAGAAAAGCTGAGGATTGAGGCGGAAGGGGTGGAGTTGTCGATTCAGGCGATCGAGAATAAGAATGATGGAGCGTTTGTCGTTCGGGTGAATGTGCCACCGGAAGCGAATAAGGCTGAGGTAGAGAAGTTTGCTGAAACGGGAATATGA
- a CDS encoding DUF429 domain-containing protein, which yields MKFLGIDLGWSSGASGLCCLEWRDGRLELLDLQRQAAIADILTWIDTWVPPHES from the coding sequence ATGAAATTCTTGGGCATCGATCTGGGTTGGAGTTCGGGGGCGAGTGGGTTGTGTTGTCTGGAGTGGCGGGATGGCAGACTGGAACTGTTGGATTTGCAGCGGCAGGCAGCGATCGCCGACATCCTCACCTGGATTGATACCTGGGTTCCCCCTCATGAATCGTAG
- a CDS encoding antitoxin family protein, translated as MTESQTIEAIYEDGVLRPLQVLAGLAEHSKVRLTIEDEKSSPHPLSKFAGILSDEEAREMQVMISEEFGKIDPNGW; from the coding sequence ATGACAGAATCCCAAACGATCGAGGCTATCTACGAAGATGGGGTTTTACGCCCACTTCAAGTATTAGCAGGGTTGGCAGAGCATAGCAAAGTTAGACTCACAATTGAGGATGAAAAATCCTCGCCCCATCCCTTATCGAAGTTTGCGGGTATTCTCAGCGATGAGGAAGCCAGGGAGATGCAAGTGATGATTTCCGAAGAATTTGGCAAGATCGATCCCAATGGTTGGTGA
- a CDS encoding DUF3038 domain-containing protein, translating to MILDSLPTPTLPDEACPRRARMQIDLMLLAIEALDLSGSEAILLTAHELGLQVIIPNRVSLWRLRSTNPLRRNSQRRPLSLTEGKALVVVGCYLARRLTVLIRQLLLAYQQLSDQQLSMEHHFRLNDYLERFRAHFRSRMNPRRAAVAAYNSDEKLNELALTLLTQLLFCTGTYGTQRFWSGLFDGEVA from the coding sequence ATGATCTTAGACAGTTTGCCGACTCCCACCCTACCGGATGAGGCATGTCCTCGGCGTGCGAGGATGCAAATTGATCTAATGTTGCTGGCGATCGAGGCTCTAGATCTAAGCGGTTCTGAAGCAATTCTGTTGACTGCCCATGAACTGGGGCTTCAGGTGATTATCCCCAACCGAGTTTCTCTATGGCGGCTGCGCAGCACCAATCCCCTACGACGCAACAGCCAACGCCGCCCGTTATCCCTGACAGAAGGTAAAGCCCTGGTGGTGGTGGGCTGCTATCTGGCTCGACGACTGACCGTCCTCATCCGGCAACTCCTGCTGGCATACCAACAGCTTAGTGATCAACAGCTATCTATGGAACATCATTTTCGTTTGAATGACTATCTGGAGCGGTTTCGTGCCCACTTTCGATCGCGCATGAACCCTCGACGAGCAGCCGTTGCCGCCTACAACTCGGACGAAAAGCTGAACGAACTTGCCTTGACCCTGTTGACCCAGTTGTTGTTTTGCACTGGAACCTATGGCACACAGCGGTTTTGGTCTGGTCTGTTTGATGGAGAGGTGGCATGA
- a CDS encoding DUF4335 domain-containing protein, translating into MTIQRQYSLPNCTLMLEGLGDLSVAGQPELRPLMNVLINAECQLPGQEKPLSGGREFFESLVNAVSLYAQEVISGIYDLRQPKENSSLVQLHRLDVNRHRLSILPEGAVPGSGIAAQLTRHIDLTTVQLFDLVEAVDQFFADNQTLPDLTLNLKSQPKRHYRSSEPAAQRTIPIALGASSLAVASIALFFLPVPKVSEPTCLSSSTPGCTSNKNATSSPTPTLFPSPAGNSPSPSPSPTSASSPSPSPAASGQPDLAKLEAALVSSPEITDAAEIDTLQKKLYSQINDAWKDRSPVTQDLVYRVGVGKDGAIIGYKPVNPAAVTNAKQTPLLDLLSIPSSSNSRPASDPLAQYKVVFTSSGVLEVAPWNQVMASPLNAPPEITDAGQLKDLQQKLYDQLDQNWKEPPTFEQDLVFRVRMKSDGSIFDYKPDSQTATDYAKETPLPTLGKPAVDGDSASGESLALFKAVFKPNGVLEVSPWRGRKD; encoded by the coding sequence ATGACAATTCAGCGCCAATATAGTCTGCCGAACTGTACGTTAATGCTAGAAGGGCTGGGTGATCTTTCTGTTGCAGGTCAGCCAGAGTTACGCCCGTTGATGAATGTTCTGATCAATGCGGAGTGCCAATTGCCTGGTCAGGAAAAGCCTCTTTCTGGAGGGCGAGAATTTTTTGAAAGCCTGGTCAATGCTGTTAGCCTCTATGCCCAGGAAGTGATTAGCGGCATCTATGATTTGAGACAGCCCAAGGAAAATTCCTCGCTGGTTCAACTTCATCGGCTGGATGTGAATCGCCATCGACTCAGCATTCTTCCAGAGGGTGCGGTTCCCGGTTCTGGGATTGCGGCTCAATTAACCCGTCATATTGACCTGACGACGGTCCAGTTGTTTGACCTGGTGGAAGCGGTCGATCAGTTTTTTGCCGATAACCAGACGTTGCCGGATTTGACGTTGAACCTGAAGTCTCAACCTAAGCGGCACTACCGGAGTAGTGAACCCGCTGCCCAACGCACTATTCCGATCGCTTTGGGGGCGTCCAGTCTGGCGGTTGCATCGATCGCCCTGTTCTTTCTGCCTGTCCCCAAGGTCAGTGAACCCACCTGCCTCTCCTCCTCCACACCGGGTTGCACCTCTAACAAAAATGCAACGTCCTCTCCCACACCGACCCTTTTTCCATCACCGGCTGGCAACTCCCCCAGTCCCAGTCCCAGCCCCACCTCTGCCAGTTCTCCCAGCCCTAGCCCAGCGGCATCCGGTCAACCCGATCTGGCAAAGCTAGAAGCTGCTTTGGTGAGTTCTCCAGAGATTACAGATGCGGCAGAAATTGACACCCTGCAAAAGAAACTCTACAGCCAGATTAATGATGCCTGGAAAGATCGTTCTCCTGTAACCCAGGATTTAGTCTACCGGGTTGGGGTGGGTAAGGATGGGGCGATCATTGGCTACAAACCTGTCAACCCCGCGGCTGTCACCAATGCCAAACAAACGCCTCTCCTCGATTTGCTCTCCATCCCTTCCAGCAGCAACAGCCGCCCCGCTTCTGACCCCCTGGCCCAATATAAAGTTGTGTTTACTTCCAGTGGGGTTCTGGAAGTTGCTCCCTGGAATCAGGTAATGGCATCTCCCCTGAATGCCCCACCTGAAATTACGGACGCGGGTCAGCTCAAAGACCTTCAGCAGAAACTTTATGACCAGCTTGACCAGAACTGGAAGGAACCTCCAACCTTTGAACAAGATCTGGTATTTCGGGTGAGGATGAAGTCAGATGGCTCCATTTTTGACTACAAGCCTGATAGTCAAACCGCCACGGACTATGCTAAGGAAACCCCTTTACCGACCTTAGGTAAACCTGCGGTTGATGGCGATAGTGCTTCTGGAGAATCCCTTGCCCTGTTTAAAGCAGTTTTCAAGCCTAACGGTGTGCTGGAAGTTAGCCCCTGGCGAGGAAGGAAGGACTAG